One Paroedura picta isolate Pp20150507F chromosome 16, Ppicta_v3.0, whole genome shotgun sequence genomic region harbors:
- the LOC143825364 gene encoding olfactory receptor 287-like codes for MGGYIQRGENETRVIEFILIGFPGAPYVQMFIFTLFLIMYLLTVLGNMSIIIVVIKQQCLHSPMYFFLCNLSFLEIWYTTVIIPKTLGIIMGTSRNISLAGCNLQMYLIFAFGCTEYFLLSVMAYDRYLAICFPLHYSTIMDISLSGKLAVASWLCGFLLICIPAYLISRLSFCGSNVINHFLCNIDSWIVLSCTDTYIIELTAFIISIFVILGSCLITLLSYIYIISTILQMPSAKGQQKAFSTCSSHLAVVVIWYGSTIFLYVKPSKRTSLEITKVVTILNTIVTPLLNPFIYTLRNKVFKEAVRSLLHRG; via the coding sequence ATGGGAGGATATATTCAGAGAGGAGAAAATGAAACAAGAGTGATAGAATTCATCCTTATCGGCTTTCCTGGGGCCCCATATGTACAGATGTTCATCTTCACACTCTTCCTTATCATGTATCTCCTGACAGTTCTGGGAAATATGTCCATCATAATTGTAGTAATCAAACAACAATGTCTCCATtctcccatgtacttcttcctctgCAATCTCTCTTTCCTAGAGATATGGTACACCACTGTGATAATTCCTAAGACCCTTGGAATCATTATGGGGACTAGTAGAAACATCTCCTTAGCTGGCTGCAATCTACAGATGTACTTAATTTTTGCCTTTGGATGCACAGAATATTTCCTGCTTTCTGTCATGGCCTATGACCGATATTTGGCTATATGTTTCCCTTTGCACTATAGCACCATCATGGATATTAGCCTTTCTGGGAAGCTGGCTGTTGCCTCTTGGCTGTGTGGATTTCTTCTCATCTGTATACCGGCATATCTGATCTCAAGATTATCCTTTTGTGGCTCCAATGTGATTAACCATTTCTTATGCAACATTGATTCATGGATAGTTCTCTCCTGCACAGACACCTATATCATTGAATTGACAGCTTTTATTATTTCCATCTTTGTAATCTTGGGCTCCTGTCTGATCACCCTTCTTTCCTATATATACATCATTTCTACCATTCTACAAATGCCTTCTGCCAAAGGACAGCAGAAGGCTTTTTCTACATGTTCTTCCCATCTTGCTGTTGTAGTTATTTGGTATGGATCCACCATCTTTCTTTATGTTAAACCATCTAAGCGGACATCTTTAGAAATTACCAAAGTAGTGACCATTCTGAATACCATTGTGACACCACTGCTGAATCCTTTCATTTACACCTTAAGAAACAAAGTGTTCAAGGAGGCTGTGAGAAGTCTGCTGCACAGGGGATAG
- the LOC143826347 gene encoding olfactory receptor 6F1-like — translation MREHSQGRQNGTSMSDFILLGFPGSLYLQMFIFTLFLVIYILTIMGNLAIFILVITNRRLHIPMYFFLCNLSFLEIWYTTSSMPKTLAIILGKSRSISFTGCILQMYFVFAFGCTEYFLLSAMAYDRYLAICYPLHYSSIMDLSLSIKLAFSSWLCGFLVICIPAFLITRLSFCGPNVINHFYCNIDSWIVLSCTDTYAIEMAAFVISVIVILGSCLITFLSYIYIISTILRIPSAKGQQKAFSTCSSHLAVVMIWYGSTIFLFVKPSKRTSLEMTKIVNILNTIVTPLLNPFIYTLRNKDVKETLRNCFHWR, via the coding sequence ATGAGGGAGCACAGCCAGGGGAGACAGAATGGAACAAGTATGTCAGACTTCATCCTTCTTGGTTTCCCTGGATCTCTGTATTTGCAAATGTTCATCTTTACGCTCTTTTTAGTTATATATATCCTGACAATAATGGGAAATCTGGCCATCTTTATTCTAGTGATAACAAACCGCCGCCTCCACattcccatgtatttcttcctttgcAATCTCTCATTCCTGGAGATATGGTACACCACGTCCTCCATGCCTAAGACCCTCGCCATCATTCTGGGGAAGAGCAGGAGCATCTCTTTCACTGGCTGCATCCTCCAGATGTACTTTGTTTTCGCCTTTGGCTGCACAGAATATTTCCTGCTCTCCGCGATGGCTTATGACCGATATTTGGCCATATGTTACCCTTTGCACTACAGTAGTATTATGGACCTCAGCCTCTCTATTAAACTGGCATTCAGCTCTTGGCTGTGTGGCTTCCTTGTGATCTGCATACCAGCTTTTCTCATCACAAGACTGTCCTTCTGTGGGCCCAACGTGATCAATCACTTCTACTGCAACATCGATTCATGGATAGTTCTTTCTTGTACTGACACCTATGCCATTGAGATGGCAGCTTTCGTGATCTCAGTCATCGTCATCTTGGGCTCGTGTCTGATAACCTTTCTTTCCTACATATACATCATTTCCACCATTCTGCGCATCCCTTCGGCCAAAGGACAGCAGAAGGCTTTTTCAACGTGCTCTTCCCATCTTGCCGTGGTGATGATATGGTACGGTTCCACCATCTTTCTGTTCGTCAAGCCGTCCAAACGGACATCTTTAGAGATGACCAAAATTGTGAATATCCTGAATACTATTGTGACTCCTTTGCTGAATCCTTTCATCTACACACTAAGGAACAAAGATGTGAAGGAAACCTTGAGAAATTGCTTCCACTGGAGATGA
- the LOC143825365 gene encoding olfactory receptor 6F1-like has translation MEAYNPGERNETTLMEFILLGFPASPCLQIVMFILFLIMYILTVFGNMSIVILVKTNRQLHTPMYFFLCSLSFLEVWYTTASIPKILAIFLGKSRTISFTGCLLQLYFVFSFGSTEQFLLSVMAYDRYLAICHPLHYHAIMDISLSGKLAFGSWVCGFLVVVIPAFLISRLSFCGSNVINNFYCSIDSWIVLSCTDTYAIEIVSFVTAVIVIIGSCLITFISYIYIISTILHIPSAKGRQRAFSTCSSHLATLIIWYGSTIFLFVKLSKQTSLEITKIVNILSLIVVPLLNPFIYTLRNKEVKGAFRNSLHWGCDNTPIVWLGDRDKSTHKNMATLHSFRLQICKWLSKLKLI, from the coding sequence ATGGAAGCATACAATCCAGGTGAAAGAAATGAAACCACCCTTATGGAATTCATCCTTCTTGGCTTCCCTGCATCCCCATGTCTGCAAATAGTCATGTTCATCCTCTTTCTAATTATGTACATCTTGACCGTTTTTGGAAATATGTCCATCGTCATTTTAGTGAAAACTAATCGTCAACTTCATACGCCTATGTACTTTTTCCTTTGCAGTCTTTCTTTCCTAGAGGTATGGTACACCACAGCCTCTATCCCTAAAATCCTTGCCATCTTCCTGGGGAAGAGCAGAACCATCTCTTTCACAGGCTGCCTTCTACAGCTCTACTTTGTTTTTTCATTTGGGAGCACTGAACAATTCCTGCTTTCTGTCATGGCTTACGACCGATATTTGGCCATCTGTCACCCACTGCACTACCATGCAATTATGGACATCAGCCTCTCTGGCAAGCTGGCATTTGGTTCTTGGGTTTGTGGGTTCCTGGTGGTTGTGATACCTGCTTTTCTGATCTCAAGGTTGTCCTTCTGTGGATCCAACGTGATAAACAACTTTTACTGCAGCATTGACTCCTGGATAGTTTTGTCCTGCACGGACACCTATGCCATTGAGATAGTATCCTTTGTCACGGCTGTCATTGTCATCATAGGTTCGTGCCTGATAACCTTTATATCCTACATATACATTATCTCTACCATCCTGCACATCCCTTCTGCCAAAGGACGACAAAGGGCCTTTTCCACATGTTCCTCCCATCTTGCCACTTTGATTATTTGGTATGGCTCTACCATTTTTCTCTTTGTCAAACTTTCTAAGCAGACATCTTTAGAAATTACCAAAATAGTGAACATCCTCAGCCTCATTGTGGTTCCCTTGTTGAATCCTTTCATCTACACACTGAGAAACAAAGAGGTAAAGGGCGCATTCAGAAACTCATTGCACTGGGGATGTGACAATACTCCTATTGTGTGGTTAGGGGACAGAGATAAATCAACACATAAAAATATGGCTACATTACACAGCTTCAGGCTACAAATATGCAAATGGTTAAGCAAGCTGAAATTGATCTGA